From one Lotus japonicus ecotype B-129 chromosome 3, LjGifu_v1.2 genomic stretch:
- the LOC130747103 gene encoding 5'-3' exoribonuclease 3-like isoform X2 translates to MGVPSFYKWLVNKYPNVVGSATPNSNGVVEYDNFYLDMNSIIHPCFHPEDPNSSLPSTFEEVFRNMFDYIDRLVNTVKPRKLLYMAIDGVAPRAKMNQQRARRFRTAKDNEIREAEEERLRKKFEMEGKQVLPKQESEVSDPNIITPGTEFMHELSMALKNYFSSRIASDSLWKDIMVILSDANVPGEGEHKIMSYIRGQRNLPGYDPNTTHCLYGSDADLIMLALATHEPHFSILREDGLIQGQVPQNSAKPLFLHIWILREYLELDMKIQDPPKNCPIEFERIIDDFIFICFFAGNDFLPHMPTFEIREDAINLLMYVYKTQFSKLGGYLVDITRIGEKHAAFVKLSRVEKFILMVGAYEDKIFSKRSESRAKYLKKLITDHQRSEEQNAASFSDLDDGGTSDCAIIIKKAPATKNSSGFVVNEVSAPSAEILQNTKDLKVELDKCMKDKGDLFKSGEFRIDKIKLGTAGYKQRYYKEKFSVEGSIDFEKKRKDVVEKYTEGLLWVLQYYFSGVASWSWFYPYHYGPFASDLKGMGQVKANFEKGVPFSPFDQLLSVLPPRSAYALPKSYSKLMIDEDSKILHWYPQDFEVDTEGKRYMWQAICKLPWINERELLSETREIQNGLSQNEKIRNSVKVDSLFVRSSSNLSTKICSLSTDNNQSKLETNISDRIGGIISLCLEDVDVERPNLGMEICDKKQEDHALCVYYELPAGGSSTAMHHLLSGVNIPTKTIYESEIKETVLWHEKQMYQTHNRFERSIASSNATTPQNRRSFSLNAPPEVIYKGAGVGWGSGRGKPSNTPTMQRLNTMTNERVSPSLSPNHHHQSLQSQTMPFGRGRGRLGPNANNVNPWRRVDSSGSSYMPNQQVYQVKDHNRW, encoded by the exons ATGGGAGTTCCATCATTTTACAAATGGTTGGTGAACAAGTATCCCAACGTGGTGGGAAGCGCAACCCCAAATAGCAATGGGGTAGTGGAGTATGACAACTTCTACCTTGACATGAACTCCATAATACACCCATGTTTTCACCCTGAAGATCCAAAC AGTTCACTGCCTTCAACGTTTGAAGAAGTGTTCAGAAACATGTTTGACTACATTGATCGCCTTGTTAACACTGTCAAGCCTCGCAAGCTCTTGTACATGGCGATCG ATGGTGTGGCACCAAGGGCCAAGATGAATCAACAAAGAGCAAGGCGTTTTAGAACTGCTAAGGACAATGAAATCCGT GAAGCTGAAGAAGAGAGGCTCCGCAAGAAATTTGAAATGGAAGGCAAACAGGTTCTTCCTAAACAAGAATCAGAAGTGTCAGATCCTAATATAATAACACCAGGAACTGAGTTCATGCATGAACTCTCAATGGCTCTGAAGAATTACTTCTCTTCAAGAATAGCTAGTGATTCATTATGGAAAGATATCATG GTTATTCTTTCTGATGCTAATGTTCCTGGAGAAGGGGAACATAAGATTATGTCGTATATACGGGGACAACGTAACCTTCCAGGATATGATCCAAACACCACCCACTGCTTATATGGCTCA GATGCTGATCTTATAATGCTAGCTTTGGCAACACATGAGCCTCATTTCTCAATACTAAGAGAG GATGGCCTTATTCAGGGTCAGGTTCCACAAAATTCTGCTAAGCCTTTG TTTTTGCATATTTGGATTTTGAGGGAGTATCTTGAGTTGGACATGAAGATACAAGACCCTCCTAAAAATTGCCCAATTGAGTTTGAGCGGATAATTGATGATTTCATCTTTATCTGCTTTTTCGCTGGAAATGATTTTCTTCCCCACATGCCAACTTTTGAAATTCGCGag GATGCTATTAATTTGCTAATGTATGTGTACAAAACCCAATTCAGCAAACTCGGAGGGTATCTTGTGGACATCACAAGG ATTGGGGAAAAACATGCAGCTTTTGTCAAGTTATCCAGAGTTGAAAAGTTTATACTTATGGTTGGAGCTTATGAAGATAAAATCTTCAGTAAAAGATCCGAAAGCAGAGCAAAATATTTGAAGAAGCTTATCACTGATCATCAGCGTTCA GAAGAACAGAATGCTGCTAGTTTctcagatcttgatgatggtggTACTTCTGATTGTGCTATTATTATTAAGAAGGCACCTGCAACAAAAAATTCATCCGGTTTTGTTGTCAATGAGGTTTCAGCTCCGTCAGCTGAA ATTTTGCAGAACACAAAGGATTTAAAAGTGGAATTGGACAAATGTATGAAAGATAAAGGTGACTTGTTTAAGAGTGGAGAGTTCCGAATTGACAAG ATAAAACTGGGAACTGCTGGATACAAACAAAGGTATTACAAAGAGAAGTTTTCGGTCGAGGGCTCAATTGACTTCGAGAAGAAGCGAAAAGATGTT GTTGAGAAGTACACTGAGGGACTCTTGTGGGTTCTTCAGTACTATTTTTCTGGAGTTGCTTCATGGTCATG GTTTTATCCATATCACTATGGACCATTTGCTTCAGACTTGAAGGGCATGGGTCAAGTGAAAGCAAATTTTGAGAAAGGTGTCCCCTTCTCACCTTTTGATCAGCTCCTAAGTGTTCTTCCTCCAAGGAG TGCTTATGCCCTTCCAAAATCATATTCAAAACTAATGATAGATGAGGACTCGAAAATATTACACTGGTATCCTCagg ATTTTGAAGTTGACACAGAAGGAAAACGTTACATGTGGCAG GCTATCTGCAAACTACCTTGGATAaatgaaagagaacttttgtctGAAACAAGAGAAATCCAAAATGGATTATCT CAAAATGAAAAGATTAGAAATTCAGTCAAAGTTGATAGCTTGTTTGTTAGAAGCAGCAGCAACTTGTCAACAAAAATATGTTCCCTTTCTACTGACAATAACCAATCCAAGTTAGAAACCAACATAAG CGACAGAATTGGGGGTATCATCAGTCTTTGCCTTGAGGATGTGGATGTGGAGAGGCCTAACTTGGGGATGGAGATTTGTGACAAAAAGCAAGAAGATCATGCCCT GTGTGTCTATTACGAGTTGCCTGCTGGGGGTAGTAGTACCGCTATGCATCATTTACTATCAGGTGTGAACATTCCTACAAAG ACAATATATGAAAGTGAAATCAAGGAAACAGTTCTCTGGCATGAAAAACAGATGTACCAGACACATAACCGATTTGAGAG GAGTATTGCTTCCTCAAATGCAACAACTCCTCAAAACAGAAGAAGCTTTTCACTAAATGCACCTCCAGAAGTAATTTATAAAGGTGCTGGTGTTGGTTGGGGTTCTGGTAGAGGCAAGCCAAGCAACACTCCCACAATGCAAAGGCTTAATACTATGACAAATGAGAGAGTCTCACCATCCTTGTCTCCTAATCACCATCATCAAAGTTTGCAATCtcagacaatgccttttggtagGGGACGAGGGAGGCTTGGCCCGAATGCAAACAATGTAAATCCATGGAGGAGGGTTGATTCTAGTGGCAGTTCATACATGCCAAATCAACAGGTCTACCAAGTGAAAGATCACAATCGATGGTAG
- the LOC130747103 gene encoding 5'-3' exoribonuclease 2-like isoform X3: MKSEAEEERLRKKFEMEGKQVLPKQESEVSDPNIITPGTEFMHELSMALKNYFSSRIASDSLWKDIMVILSDANVPGEGEHKIMSYIRGQRNLPGYDPNTTHCLYGSDADLIMLALATHEPHFSILREDGLIQGQVPQNSAKPLFLHIWILREYLELDMKIQDPPKNCPIEFERIIDDFIFICFFAGNDFLPHMPTFEIREDAINLLMYVYKTQFSKLGGYLVDITRIGEKHAAFVKLSRVEKFILMVGAYEDKIFSKRSESRAKYLKKLITDHQRSQEEQNAASFSDLDDGGTSDCAIIIKKAPATKNSSGFVVNEVSAPSAEILQNTKDLKVELDKCMKDKGDLFKSGEFRIDKIKLGTAGYKQRYYKEKFSVEGSIDFEKKRKDVVEKYTEGLLWVLQYYFSGVASWSWFYPYHYGPFASDLKGMGQVKANFEKGVPFSPFDQLLSVLPPRSAYALPKSYSKLMIDEDSKILHWYPQDFEVDTEGKRYMWQAICKLPWINERELLSETREIQNGLSQNEKIRNSVKVDSLFVRSSSNLSTKICSLSTDNNQSKLETNISDRIGGIISLCLEDVDVERPNLGMEICDKKQEDHALCVYYELPAGGSSTAMHHLLSGVNIPTKTIYESEIKETVLWHEKQMYQTHNRFERSIASSNATTPQNRRSFSLNAPPEVIYKGAGVGWGSGRGKPSNTPTMQRLNTMTNERVSPSLSPNHHHQSLQSQTMPFGRGRGRLGPNANNVNPWRRVDSSGSSYMPNQQVYQVKDHNRW; the protein is encoded by the exons ATGAAATCC GAAGCTGAAGAAGAGAGGCTCCGCAAGAAATTTGAAATGGAAGGCAAACAGGTTCTTCCTAAACAAGAATCAGAAGTGTCAGATCCTAATATAATAACACCAGGAACTGAGTTCATGCATGAACTCTCAATGGCTCTGAAGAATTACTTCTCTTCAAGAATAGCTAGTGATTCATTATGGAAAGATATCATG GTTATTCTTTCTGATGCTAATGTTCCTGGAGAAGGGGAACATAAGATTATGTCGTATATACGGGGACAACGTAACCTTCCAGGATATGATCCAAACACCACCCACTGCTTATATGGCTCA GATGCTGATCTTATAATGCTAGCTTTGGCAACACATGAGCCTCATTTCTCAATACTAAGAGAG GATGGCCTTATTCAGGGTCAGGTTCCACAAAATTCTGCTAAGCCTTTG TTTTTGCATATTTGGATTTTGAGGGAGTATCTTGAGTTGGACATGAAGATACAAGACCCTCCTAAAAATTGCCCAATTGAGTTTGAGCGGATAATTGATGATTTCATCTTTATCTGCTTTTTCGCTGGAAATGATTTTCTTCCCCACATGCCAACTTTTGAAATTCGCGag GATGCTATTAATTTGCTAATGTATGTGTACAAAACCCAATTCAGCAAACTCGGAGGGTATCTTGTGGACATCACAAGG ATTGGGGAAAAACATGCAGCTTTTGTCAAGTTATCCAGAGTTGAAAAGTTTATACTTATGGTTGGAGCTTATGAAGATAAAATCTTCAGTAAAAGATCCGAAAGCAGAGCAAAATATTTGAAGAAGCTTATCACTGATCATCAGCGTTCA CAGGAAGAACAGAATGCTGCTAGTTTctcagatcttgatgatggtggTACTTCTGATTGTGCTATTATTATTAAGAAGGCACCTGCAACAAAAAATTCATCCGGTTTTGTTGTCAATGAGGTTTCAGCTCCGTCAGCTGAA ATTTTGCAGAACACAAAGGATTTAAAAGTGGAATTGGACAAATGTATGAAAGATAAAGGTGACTTGTTTAAGAGTGGAGAGTTCCGAATTGACAAG ATAAAACTGGGAACTGCTGGATACAAACAAAGGTATTACAAAGAGAAGTTTTCGGTCGAGGGCTCAATTGACTTCGAGAAGAAGCGAAAAGATGTT GTTGAGAAGTACACTGAGGGACTCTTGTGGGTTCTTCAGTACTATTTTTCTGGAGTTGCTTCATGGTCATG GTTTTATCCATATCACTATGGACCATTTGCTTCAGACTTGAAGGGCATGGGTCAAGTGAAAGCAAATTTTGAGAAAGGTGTCCCCTTCTCACCTTTTGATCAGCTCCTAAGTGTTCTTCCTCCAAGGAG TGCTTATGCCCTTCCAAAATCATATTCAAAACTAATGATAGATGAGGACTCGAAAATATTACACTGGTATCCTCagg ATTTTGAAGTTGACACAGAAGGAAAACGTTACATGTGGCAG GCTATCTGCAAACTACCTTGGATAaatgaaagagaacttttgtctGAAACAAGAGAAATCCAAAATGGATTATCT CAAAATGAAAAGATTAGAAATTCAGTCAAAGTTGATAGCTTGTTTGTTAGAAGCAGCAGCAACTTGTCAACAAAAATATGTTCCCTTTCTACTGACAATAACCAATCCAAGTTAGAAACCAACATAAG CGACAGAATTGGGGGTATCATCAGTCTTTGCCTTGAGGATGTGGATGTGGAGAGGCCTAACTTGGGGATGGAGATTTGTGACAAAAAGCAAGAAGATCATGCCCT GTGTGTCTATTACGAGTTGCCTGCTGGGGGTAGTAGTACCGCTATGCATCATTTACTATCAGGTGTGAACATTCCTACAAAG ACAATATATGAAAGTGAAATCAAGGAAACAGTTCTCTGGCATGAAAAACAGATGTACCAGACACATAACCGATTTGAGAG GAGTATTGCTTCCTCAAATGCAACAACTCCTCAAAACAGAAGAAGCTTTTCACTAAATGCACCTCCAGAAGTAATTTATAAAGGTGCTGGTGTTGGTTGGGGTTCTGGTAGAGGCAAGCCAAGCAACACTCCCACAATGCAAAGGCTTAATACTATGACAAATGAGAGAGTCTCACCATCCTTGTCTCCTAATCACCATCATCAAAGTTTGCAATCtcagacaatgccttttggtagGGGACGAGGGAGGCTTGGCCCGAATGCAAACAATGTAAATCCATGGAGGAGGGTTGATTCTAGTGGCAGTTCATACATGCCAAATCAACAGGTCTACCAAGTGAAAGATCACAATCGATGGTAG
- the LOC130747103 gene encoding 5'-3' exoribonuclease 3-like isoform X1: MGVPSFYKWLVNKYPNVVGSATPNSNGVVEYDNFYLDMNSIIHPCFHPEDPNSSLPSTFEEVFRNMFDYIDRLVNTVKPRKLLYMAIDGVAPRAKMNQQRARRFRTAKDNEIREAEEERLRKKFEMEGKQVLPKQESEVSDPNIITPGTEFMHELSMALKNYFSSRIASDSLWKDIMVILSDANVPGEGEHKIMSYIRGQRNLPGYDPNTTHCLYGSDADLIMLALATHEPHFSILREDGLIQGQVPQNSAKPLFLHIWILREYLELDMKIQDPPKNCPIEFERIIDDFIFICFFAGNDFLPHMPTFEIREDAINLLMYVYKTQFSKLGGYLVDITRIGEKHAAFVKLSRVEKFILMVGAYEDKIFSKRSESRAKYLKKLITDHQRSQEEQNAASFSDLDDGGTSDCAIIIKKAPATKNSSGFVVNEVSAPSAEILQNTKDLKVELDKCMKDKGDLFKSGEFRIDKIKLGTAGYKQRYYKEKFSVEGSIDFEKKRKDVVEKYTEGLLWVLQYYFSGVASWSWFYPYHYGPFASDLKGMGQVKANFEKGVPFSPFDQLLSVLPPRSAYALPKSYSKLMIDEDSKILHWYPQDFEVDTEGKRYMWQAICKLPWINERELLSETREIQNGLSQNEKIRNSVKVDSLFVRSSSNLSTKICSLSTDNNQSKLETNISDRIGGIISLCLEDVDVERPNLGMEICDKKQEDHALCVYYELPAGGSSTAMHHLLSGVNIPTKTIYESEIKETVLWHEKQMYQTHNRFERSIASSNATTPQNRRSFSLNAPPEVIYKGAGVGWGSGRGKPSNTPTMQRLNTMTNERVSPSLSPNHHHQSLQSQTMPFGRGRGRLGPNANNVNPWRRVDSSGSSYMPNQQVYQVKDHNRW, translated from the exons ATGGGAGTTCCATCATTTTACAAATGGTTGGTGAACAAGTATCCCAACGTGGTGGGAAGCGCAACCCCAAATAGCAATGGGGTAGTGGAGTATGACAACTTCTACCTTGACATGAACTCCATAATACACCCATGTTTTCACCCTGAAGATCCAAAC AGTTCACTGCCTTCAACGTTTGAAGAAGTGTTCAGAAACATGTTTGACTACATTGATCGCCTTGTTAACACTGTCAAGCCTCGCAAGCTCTTGTACATGGCGATCG ATGGTGTGGCACCAAGGGCCAAGATGAATCAACAAAGAGCAAGGCGTTTTAGAACTGCTAAGGACAATGAAATCCGT GAAGCTGAAGAAGAGAGGCTCCGCAAGAAATTTGAAATGGAAGGCAAACAGGTTCTTCCTAAACAAGAATCAGAAGTGTCAGATCCTAATATAATAACACCAGGAACTGAGTTCATGCATGAACTCTCAATGGCTCTGAAGAATTACTTCTCTTCAAGAATAGCTAGTGATTCATTATGGAAAGATATCATG GTTATTCTTTCTGATGCTAATGTTCCTGGAGAAGGGGAACATAAGATTATGTCGTATATACGGGGACAACGTAACCTTCCAGGATATGATCCAAACACCACCCACTGCTTATATGGCTCA GATGCTGATCTTATAATGCTAGCTTTGGCAACACATGAGCCTCATTTCTCAATACTAAGAGAG GATGGCCTTATTCAGGGTCAGGTTCCACAAAATTCTGCTAAGCCTTTG TTTTTGCATATTTGGATTTTGAGGGAGTATCTTGAGTTGGACATGAAGATACAAGACCCTCCTAAAAATTGCCCAATTGAGTTTGAGCGGATAATTGATGATTTCATCTTTATCTGCTTTTTCGCTGGAAATGATTTTCTTCCCCACATGCCAACTTTTGAAATTCGCGag GATGCTATTAATTTGCTAATGTATGTGTACAAAACCCAATTCAGCAAACTCGGAGGGTATCTTGTGGACATCACAAGG ATTGGGGAAAAACATGCAGCTTTTGTCAAGTTATCCAGAGTTGAAAAGTTTATACTTATGGTTGGAGCTTATGAAGATAAAATCTTCAGTAAAAGATCCGAAAGCAGAGCAAAATATTTGAAGAAGCTTATCACTGATCATCAGCGTTCA CAGGAAGAACAGAATGCTGCTAGTTTctcagatcttgatgatggtggTACTTCTGATTGTGCTATTATTATTAAGAAGGCACCTGCAACAAAAAATTCATCCGGTTTTGTTGTCAATGAGGTTTCAGCTCCGTCAGCTGAA ATTTTGCAGAACACAAAGGATTTAAAAGTGGAATTGGACAAATGTATGAAAGATAAAGGTGACTTGTTTAAGAGTGGAGAGTTCCGAATTGACAAG ATAAAACTGGGAACTGCTGGATACAAACAAAGGTATTACAAAGAGAAGTTTTCGGTCGAGGGCTCAATTGACTTCGAGAAGAAGCGAAAAGATGTT GTTGAGAAGTACACTGAGGGACTCTTGTGGGTTCTTCAGTACTATTTTTCTGGAGTTGCTTCATGGTCATG GTTTTATCCATATCACTATGGACCATTTGCTTCAGACTTGAAGGGCATGGGTCAAGTGAAAGCAAATTTTGAGAAAGGTGTCCCCTTCTCACCTTTTGATCAGCTCCTAAGTGTTCTTCCTCCAAGGAG TGCTTATGCCCTTCCAAAATCATATTCAAAACTAATGATAGATGAGGACTCGAAAATATTACACTGGTATCCTCagg ATTTTGAAGTTGACACAGAAGGAAAACGTTACATGTGGCAG GCTATCTGCAAACTACCTTGGATAaatgaaagagaacttttgtctGAAACAAGAGAAATCCAAAATGGATTATCT CAAAATGAAAAGATTAGAAATTCAGTCAAAGTTGATAGCTTGTTTGTTAGAAGCAGCAGCAACTTGTCAACAAAAATATGTTCCCTTTCTACTGACAATAACCAATCCAAGTTAGAAACCAACATAAG CGACAGAATTGGGGGTATCATCAGTCTTTGCCTTGAGGATGTGGATGTGGAGAGGCCTAACTTGGGGATGGAGATTTGTGACAAAAAGCAAGAAGATCATGCCCT GTGTGTCTATTACGAGTTGCCTGCTGGGGGTAGTAGTACCGCTATGCATCATTTACTATCAGGTGTGAACATTCCTACAAAG ACAATATATGAAAGTGAAATCAAGGAAACAGTTCTCTGGCATGAAAAACAGATGTACCAGACACATAACCGATTTGAGAG GAGTATTGCTTCCTCAAATGCAACAACTCCTCAAAACAGAAGAAGCTTTTCACTAAATGCACCTCCAGAAGTAATTTATAAAGGTGCTGGTGTTGGTTGGGGTTCTGGTAGAGGCAAGCCAAGCAACACTCCCACAATGCAAAGGCTTAATACTATGACAAATGAGAGAGTCTCACCATCCTTGTCTCCTAATCACCATCATCAAAGTTTGCAATCtcagacaatgccttttggtagGGGACGAGGGAGGCTTGGCCCGAATGCAAACAATGTAAATCCATGGAGGAGGGTTGATTCTAGTGGCAGTTCATACATGCCAAATCAACAGGTCTACCAAGTGAAAGATCACAATCGATGGTAG